The Hyphomicrobium sp. MC1 genome window below encodes:
- a CDS encoding HAD family hydrolase — protein MVERVGGRQGNGVAGRLAERETNASGKSPPRARAKAAATGRLREAESATANKKVIALVYDFDGTLSPKPMQEYAFLPKLGIEPKEFWSECTRIAKAERADALITYMHLMYKKAKEKNVRIDRADLVAQGKTVELYPGVEAWFDAMHAYVKKRAGDAEISVKHYLVSSGLTEIIEGTKIYRHFANVFASEYWFDAYDLPFPKRVISDTGKTQFLFRINKGIEDLGRSINMHMPEEERPIPFSNFIYFGDGDTDVPSMALLKKNGGHAIAVHGADESETKCIELFKAGRCDFYASADYRKGSDLWKRTCLLLDRIIADVKVQEEARGLG, from the coding sequence ATGGTCGAGCGGGTTGGTGGAAGGCAGGGGAACGGCGTAGCCGGGCGGCTTGCGGAACGCGAGACGAATGCGTCCGGGAAAAGCCCTCCACGCGCGCGAGCCAAGGCCGCCGCGACCGGTCGGCTCCGCGAAGCAGAGTCGGCCACGGCAAACAAGAAAGTCATCGCGCTGGTCTATGACTTCGACGGCACGCTGTCGCCGAAGCCGATGCAGGAATATGCGTTCCTACCGAAGCTCGGCATCGAGCCGAAAGAGTTCTGGTCCGAGTGCACGCGCATCGCCAAGGCGGAGCGCGCCGACGCCCTGATCACTTACATGCACCTGATGTACAAGAAGGCGAAGGAGAAGAACGTCCGCATCGATCGCGCCGATCTCGTCGCCCAGGGCAAGACGGTCGAACTGTATCCCGGCGTCGAGGCATGGTTCGACGCGATGCACGCCTATGTGAAGAAGCGCGCGGGCGACGCGGAAATCTCGGTGAAGCATTATCTCGTGTCGTCAGGGCTGACGGAGATCATCGAGGGCACGAAGATTTATCGGCACTTCGCCAACGTGTTCGCGAGCGAATATTGGTTCGACGCTTACGACCTGCCGTTTCCGAAGCGCGTGATTTCCGATACCGGCAAGACGCAGTTTCTGTTTCGCATCAACAAGGGCATCGAGGATCTCGGCCGCAGCATCAACATGCACATGCCCGAGGAGGAGCGGCCCATTCCGTTTTCGAACTTCATCTATTTCGGCGACGGCGACACGGACGTGCCGTCGATGGCGCTTCTGAAAAAGAACGGCGGCCACGCGATTGCGGTGCACGGGGCGGACGAGAGCGAGACGAAGTGCATCGAGCTTTTCAAGGCCGGGCGCTGCGATTTCTACGCCAGCGCCGATTACCGCAAAGGCTCCGACTTATGGAAGCGGACGTGCCTGCTTCTTGATCGCATCATCGCGGATGTGAAAGTGCAGGAAGAGGCGCGGGGGTTGGGTTAG
- a CDS encoding SgcJ/EcaC family oxidoreductase, with translation MISSLPIDTITRSIVFRFAMTAFVAAALLIPRAVHADELDCTTPTPQVISQLFDSWNSAVASGSADKLANFYADDATLIPAKASAPLVGKDAIRNFYAGLLARHPQPVVVKMTVTPGCNSAVASGFILYRVTGARKGTRDLLGGPFAAEFALQNGNWRIVKHTLGGDERKLDQPLESSML, from the coding sequence ATGATCTCTTCGCTGCCCATAGATACCATCACAAGGTCCATTGTTTTTCGCTTTGCCATGACGGCTTTCGTCGCGGCCGCGCTTCTTATTCCGCGCGCGGTTCACGCCGACGAATTGGATTGCACCACGCCGACGCCGCAGGTGATTTCGCAATTGTTCGATAGCTGGAATTCGGCTGTCGCGTCCGGATCAGCGGACAAGCTTGCAAATTTCTATGCGGATGATGCGACGTTGATCCCCGCGAAAGCGTCGGCCCCGCTGGTCGGAAAAGACGCCATTCGGAATTTTTACGCCGGACTGCTCGCCCGGCATCCGCAGCCGGTCGTTGTCAAGATGACTGTGACGCCGGGATGCAATTCGGCTGTCGCGAGTGGCTTCATTCTCTATCGCGTGACCGGTGCTCGTAAGGGCACGCGCGATTTGTTGGGTGGGCCGTTTGCCGCCGAGTTCGCGCTGCAGAACGGGAACTGGCGGATCGTGAAGCATACGCTCGGCGGCGACGAGAGAAAGCTCGATCAGCCGCTTGAAAGCTCAATGCTTTAA
- a CDS encoding 5-(carboxyamino)imidazole ribonucleotide synthase, which yields MTAFPPGSTIGILGGGQLGRMLALAAARLGLKSHIYAPEADSPAFDVAAAHTVAAYEDETQLAKFASAIDVATYEFENIPVHTVEFLSTRIPVRPGAKALACAQDRMNEKSLARELGAMTAEFAAIDSFADLAKTLDNGFTIPSVLKTRRFGYDGKGQAKILTRADAKSAWAAMRDQPSILESFVNFRAEVSVVAARAIDGSFKAFDVTENEHRNHILHRSLAPAALAPDVASEAVTIAQKIAERLDYVGVFAIEFFLVAQNGRDHLYVNEMAPRVHNSGHWTMDGALTSQFEQHIRAVAGWPLGSTSLKAPAAEMINLIGDDILAWEKIAAEPGAFFHHYGKKEARPGRKMGHVNRLLPKK from the coding sequence ATGACTGCATTCCCTCCCGGCTCGACCATCGGCATTCTCGGCGGCGGACAATTGGGCCGCATGCTTGCCCTCGCAGCCGCTCGCCTCGGCCTCAAGTCGCACATCTACGCGCCCGAAGCCGATAGCCCAGCGTTCGACGTCGCCGCCGCACACACGGTCGCGGCGTACGAAGACGAAACGCAGCTCGCCAAATTTGCAAGCGCGATCGACGTTGCGACCTACGAATTCGAGAACATTCCCGTACACACGGTCGAATTCCTGTCGACGCGCATTCCCGTTCGGCCCGGCGCCAAGGCCCTCGCCTGCGCCCAGGACCGCATGAACGAGAAATCGCTCGCGCGTGAGCTTGGCGCGATGACGGCAGAGTTCGCGGCCATCGACAGCTTCGCCGATCTCGCAAAAACGCTCGACAACGGCTTCACCATTCCGTCCGTTCTGAAGACACGCCGCTTCGGCTATGATGGCAAAGGCCAAGCGAAAATCTTGACGCGCGCGGACGCCAAAAGTGCGTGGGCCGCCATGCGCGATCAGCCGTCGATTCTGGAGAGCTTCGTCAATTTCCGGGCCGAGGTTTCGGTCGTCGCTGCCCGCGCCATCGATGGCAGCTTCAAGGCCTTCGACGTCACCGAGAACGAGCACCGAAATCACATTCTGCACCGGTCGCTCGCGCCTGCAGCGCTTGCGCCCGACGTCGCCTCTGAGGCCGTCACCATCGCGCAGAAGATCGCTGAAAGGCTCGATTACGTCGGCGTGTTCGCGATCGAGTTTTTCCTCGTCGCTCAAAACGGCCGCGACCACCTCTACGTCAATGAGATGGCGCCGCGCGTGCACAATTCCGGCCACTGGACGATGGATGGCGCACTGACTTCGCAATTCGAGCAGCACATCCGCGCCGTCGCCGGCTGGCCGCTCGGCTCAACGAGCCTGAAAGCGCCCGCCGCCGAAATGATCAACCTCATCGGCGACGATATTCTTGCCTGGGAAAAGATCGCAGCCGAACCCGGCGCGTTCTTTCATCACTACGGCAAGAAGGAAGCGCGCCCCGGCCGCAAGATGGGCCACGTCAATCGTCTGCTCCCGAAGAAGTAG
- the purE gene encoding 5-(carboxyamino)imidazole ribonucleotide mutase, which produces MRPHVGIIMGSQSDWPTMKHAADILTALGVSFETKIVSAHRTPDRLYSYAKGAKAAGLKVIIAGAGGAAHLPGMAAAMTVLPVLGVPVESKALKGQDSLYSIVQMPAGVPVGTLAIGEAGAKNAGLFAAEILALSDPALAERLEDWRKQHSADVAETPVQG; this is translated from the coding sequence ATCAGGCCACACGTCGGCATTATCATGGGAAGCCAGTCAGACTGGCCGACGATGAAGCATGCCGCCGATATTTTGACGGCTCTGGGCGTTTCTTTCGAGACCAAGATCGTCTCCGCCCACCGTACGCCGGACCGTCTCTATAGCTACGCCAAGGGTGCCAAAGCTGCTGGCTTGAAGGTCATCATCGCCGGGGCCGGCGGCGCCGCGCATTTGCCCGGCATGGCCGCCGCCATGACGGTGCTGCCGGTATTGGGCGTGCCAGTGGAATCGAAAGCGCTTAAAGGTCAGGACAGTCTGTATTCGATCGTGCAGATGCCGGCGGGCGTTCCTGTCGGCACGCTCGCCATCGGCGAAGCGGGCGCCAAGAACGCGGGACTGTTCGCCGCGGAAATCCTGGCACTTTCTGATCCCGCCCTGGCAGAGCGCCTCGAAGACTGGCGCAAACAGCATTCGGCCGATGTCGCCGAGACACCCGTTCAGGGTTGA
- a CDS encoding thioredoxin fold domain-containing protein, which yields MRTALRTLLFVVLMLAPVTISRADIDTEAAIPNGAFELVVVEAEGCIYCQLFRRDVLPAYQASSQAKDLPVRFVDINDIAAVHLSFKSGVDIVPTFVVVKSHTEVGRISGYIGPENFFHSISYLLASAP from the coding sequence ATGCGTACGGCCCTTCGCACGTTGCTTTTCGTCGTGCTGATGCTCGCACCCGTTACGATTTCGCGCGCCGACATCGATACCGAAGCTGCCATTCCGAACGGCGCATTCGAACTCGTCGTCGTCGAAGCCGAGGGCTGCATCTACTGCCAGCTTTTCCGCCGCGACGTGCTGCCGGCCTACCAGGCATCGTCTCAGGCCAAGGATCTGCCGGTGCGCTTCGTCGATATTAACGATATCGCCGCCGTCCATCTGAGTTTCAAATCCGGCGTCGACATCGTGCCGACATTTGTGGTCGTCAAATCACATACCGAAGTCGGCCGGATTTCCGGCTACATCGGCCCGGAGAACTTCTTTCACTCGATCAGCTATCTGCTGGCTTCAGCCCCCTAA
- a CDS encoding DUF1007 family protein translates to MLLAFSIPASAHPHMWITYEMTVDYDNGTVTGVDHVWSFDDSYAAMALEGLDTNNDGKYDQHELEPLLKVNMDGLKEFNYFTVAKLGEEQLAFSPPTQAHLEYTNGVLRLYFHLSLAKPVLADAEGLTFAVFDPSYFIDFEPEKTDAVKLASAPAGCAATLLDPDAEKTDAQAQKLGAAMAQQFGAGVVGFGSYKTVAITCKKS, encoded by the coding sequence ATGCTCCTCGCTTTCTCTATACCGGCCTCTGCGCATCCTCATATGTGGATCACATATGAGATGACGGTCGACTACGACAACGGCACCGTTACGGGCGTCGACCATGTCTGGAGCTTCGACGATTCCTATGCGGCGATGGCGCTCGAAGGTCTCGACACTAACAACGACGGCAAATACGACCAGCACGAGCTTGAGCCGCTGCTGAAGGTCAACATGGATGGCCTCAAAGAGTTCAACTACTTCACGGTGGCCAAGCTCGGCGAAGAACAATTGGCGTTCTCGCCGCCGACCCAAGCGCACCTCGAATACACCAACGGTGTCCTCCGCCTTTACTTCCACCTGTCGCTGGCGAAGCCCGTCCTTGCCGATGCCGAGGGCCTGACATTCGCCGTCTTCGATCCCTCCTACTTCATCGACTTCGAGCCAGAGAAAACGGACGCCGTCAAACTTGCATCAGCGCCCGCTGGCTGCGCGGCGACGCTGCTCGATCCCGATGCGGAAAAGACCGACGCGCAGGCCCAGAAGCTCGGCGCCGCGATGGCGCAACAGTTCGGCGCCGGCGTCGTCGGTTTCGGCTCCTACAAAACCGTGGCGATCACCTGCAAGAAATCCTGA
- a CDS encoding zinc ABC transporter substrate-binding protein: MTSATAAVSAADAPKVVVTIKPVHSLVTRLMDGIGTPQLIVEGSASPHTFTLKPSTARAINEADIFVRVSDTLEPFTRKIVTTLPSNVKVVTLAGADGVTLLDQREGGTFEKHEHEHEADAHDHEEAGAADHDDHDEDGEDGHLWLDPSNAKAIAADIAKALIARYPEYASKVKSNEAALDADLDTLDHDLSSEMKGAQGKPFIVFHDATQYFEHHFGLHAVGSITVSPDVPPSAKRLTEVRSKISSLGAVCVFTEPEFQPNLVAAVTEGTHARSGTIDVEGQLLTPGPKLYFDLMHGVARNLSSCLTAPS; the protein is encoded by the coding sequence ATGACAAGCGCTACGGCCGCTGTCAGCGCTGCCGACGCGCCGAAGGTCGTCGTGACGATCAAGCCCGTACATTCGCTTGTGACGCGTCTGATGGACGGCATCGGGACGCCGCAGCTTATCGTCGAAGGATCGGCATCGCCGCATACGTTCACGCTCAAGCCGTCGACAGCGCGGGCTATCAACGAAGCGGATATTTTCGTTCGTGTGTCGGATACGCTGGAGCCGTTTACGCGCAAGATCGTGACGACATTGCCGTCGAACGTCAAAGTGGTGACGCTTGCGGGCGCAGATGGCGTGACGCTGCTGGATCAACGCGAAGGCGGCACGTTCGAGAAGCATGAGCACGAGCATGAGGCGGACGCGCACGATCATGAGGAAGCAGGCGCTGCCGATCACGATGATCATGATGAGGACGGAGAGGATGGGCATCTCTGGCTCGATCCGTCGAACGCCAAGGCCATTGCGGCCGACATCGCGAAAGCGCTCATTGCGCGCTATCCTGAGTACGCGAGCAAAGTGAAAAGCAACGAGGCGGCGCTCGATGCCGATCTCGATACGCTCGACCATGACCTTTCGAGTGAAATGAAAGGGGCGCAAGGCAAGCCCTTCATCGTCTTCCACGACGCGACGCAGTATTTCGAACATCACTTCGGGCTTCACGCCGTGGGATCGATTACGGTCAGCCCGGACGTGCCGCCGAGCGCAAAAAGACTGACGGAGGTTCGCAGCAAGATTTCGTCGCTCGGTGCAGTCTGTGTTTTTACCGAACCGGAGTTCCAGCCAAACCTTGTTGCTGCGGTTACCGAAGGGACGCATGCCCGTTCGGGGACGATCGACGTCGAAGGGCAATTGCTGACGCCGGGGCCGAAGCTCTACTTCGATCTGATGCATGGCGTCGCGCGCAATCTGTCTAGCTGCCTAACCGCGCCAAGCTGA
- the phoB gene encoding phosphate regulon transcriptional regulator PhoB, with amino-acid sequence MPAKIIVVEDEAPLAELLKYNLQSEGYDVVQAADGEEAELLLAEQTFDLAILDWMIPKISGIELCRRLRNRGDTQSLPIILLTARGEESDRVRGLTTGADDYVTKPFSVQELMARVKALLRRAAPERMSDILVSGEITMDRGAHKVTRGVREVRLGPTEYRMLEVFMESPRRVLSRSQLLDRVWGQSSEVDERTVDVHIGRLRKSLIRGNEADPIRTVRGAGYVFDGREAETQA; translated from the coding sequence ATGCCAGCTAAGATTATCGTTGTTGAAGACGAAGCGCCGCTAGCCGAGCTTCTGAAGTACAATCTTCAGTCGGAAGGTTACGACGTCGTGCAAGCCGCCGATGGCGAGGAAGCCGAACTATTGCTCGCCGAACAAACCTTCGATCTGGCGATATTGGATTGGATGATCCCGAAGATCTCCGGGATCGAGCTTTGCCGCCGTCTGCGCAACCGCGGCGACACGCAGAGCCTGCCCATCATCCTGCTGACCGCCCGCGGTGAGGAATCTGACCGCGTGCGGGGCCTGACGACCGGCGCCGACGACTACGTCACGAAGCCGTTCTCCGTGCAGGAATTGATGGCACGTGTGAAAGCCCTGCTCCGGCGCGCGGCGCCGGAGCGCATGAGCGATATTCTCGTCTCCGGCGAGATCACGATGGACCGCGGTGCCCACAAAGTGACGCGTGGCGTCCGCGAGGTCCGCCTCGGCCCGACCGAATACCGCATGCTCGAAGTCTTCATGGAAAGCCCGCGCCGCGTTCTCTCGCGCAGCCAGCTTCTCGACCGCGTATGGGGCCAGTCCTCGGAGGTCGACGAGCGCACCGTCGACGTTCACATCGGCCGTCTCAGAAAATCGCTGATCCGCGGCAACGAAGCCGATCCGATCCGCACGGTCCGTGGCGCCGGCTATGTCTTCGACGGCCGCGAAGCCGAAACGCAGGCTTAA
- the phoU gene encoding phosphate signaling complex protein PhoU, whose translation MNEHTVKSYEEELKLLDRRIAQMGGYAEKLLVQAMDSLERRDPKLAEKAVSDDVMVDQLERELQDQVILMIARRQPVANDLRHIMTVIKIAGDLERIGDLAKNIAKRALTIAGEAYPKPLMTGMRHMTEMVQQQLKDVLDALTTLDAEKAMEVWRNDQQVDAMYNSLFRELLTYMMEDPRNIGICTHFLFGAKNIERIGDHTTNIAENVYYLVHGVPIADDRPKGDKTSSTLITPRQ comes from the coding sequence ATGAACGAACATACCGTGAAGTCATACGAGGAAGAGTTGAAGCTCCTCGACCGCCGCATCGCGCAGATGGGCGGCTATGCCGAAAAGCTTCTCGTTCAGGCGATGGACTCGCTCGAACGCCGCGACCCTAAGCTCGCCGAGAAAGCCGTTTCCGACGATGTCATGGTCGACCAGCTCGAACGCGAGCTGCAGGACCAGGTCATTCTGATGATTGCCCGCCGCCAGCCGGTCGCCAACGACCTGCGCCACATCATGACAGTCATCAAGATTGCGGGCGACCTTGAGCGTATCGGCGACCTTGCCAAGAACATCGCCAAGCGCGCTCTCACCATTGCAGGGGAAGCCTATCCCAAGCCGCTGATGACCGGCATGCGCCACATGACCGAGATGGTGCAGCAGCAGCTCAAGGACGTTCTTGATGCGCTGACGACGCTCGATGCCGAGAAGGCGATGGAAGTCTGGCGCAACGACCAGCAGGTCGACGCTATGTATAACTCGCTGTTCCGCGAACTCCTGACGTACATGATGGAAGATCCGCGCAACATCGGTATCTGCACGCACTTCCTCTTTGGCGCCAAGAATATCGAGCGCATTGGCGACCACACGACAAACATCGCCGAGAACGTCTACTACCTCGTGCACGGCGTACCGATCGCCGACGATCGGCCGAAGGGCGACAAGACCTCTTCGACACTGATTACGCCGCGCCAATGA
- the pstB gene encoding phosphate ABC transporter ATP-binding protein PstB, producing MNVMSKDVDTGLTEKISVQDLKFYYGSTLALKGISLPLYERQVTAFIGPSGCGKSTLLRVLNRMYDLYPGQHAEGKIMFDGENILDMKDLNLLRSRIGMVFQKPTPFPMTIYENIAFGLRLYERLPKSEVDARVESALEKAALWKEVKDKLHASGLSLSGGQQQRLCIARTVAIRPEVILFDEPCSALDPISTAKVEELIDELKNEFTIAIVTHNMQQAVRVSQNTAFMYLGDLVEFGDTKKLFTNPTDSRTQDYITGRFG from the coding sequence ATGAACGTAATGTCAAAAGACGTCGACACCGGCCTGACCGAGAAAATTTCGGTCCAGGACCTGAAGTTCTACTACGGATCGACTCTGGCACTCAAAGGCATCTCGTTGCCGCTTTACGAGCGGCAGGTGACAGCCTTCATCGGACCTTCGGGTTGCGGCAAGTCTACGCTCCTGCGTGTTTTGAACCGCATGTACGATCTTTATCCCGGCCAGCACGCCGAAGGTAAGATCATGTTCGACGGTGAAAACATCCTCGACATGAAGGACCTGAACCTGCTGCGCTCGCGCATCGGCATGGTGTTCCAGAAGCCGACGCCGTTCCCGATGACGATCTATGAAAATATCGCGTTCGGTCTTCGCCTTTATGAGCGCCTGCCGAAATCCGAAGTCGACGCCCGCGTCGAAAGCGCCCTCGAAAAGGCAGCGCTCTGGAAGGAAGTAAAAGACAAGCTGCACGCCAGCGGCCTGTCGTTATCCGGCGGTCAGCAGCAACGTCTGTGCATCGCCCGCACAGTTGCGATCCGCCCGGAAGTCATCCTGTTCGACGAGCCCTGCTCCGCTCTCGATCCGATTTCGACCGCTAAGGTCGAAGAGCTGATCGACGAGTTGAAGAACGAATTCACGATCGCCATCGTGACCCACAACATGCAGCAGGCAGTCCGCGTCTCGCAGAATACTGCTTTCATGTACCTCGGCGATCTCGTCGAATTCGGCGACACCAAAAAGCTTTTCACAAACCCAACGGATAGTCGCACGCAAGACTACATCACCGGCCGCTTCGGCTAG
- the pstA gene encoding phosphate ABC transporter permease PstA, producing MALDMAKYRRRRVRSTITVGLCWAASALGLTILAVILATLLFKGFAGLNFKVFTEMTPPPGSDGGLLNAIAGSFVMSFIGVAVGTPIGILAGTYLAEYGRYSKVSSVIRFINDILLSAPSIVTGLFVYEILVRTMGHFSAIAGAAALAVLVIPTVVRTTENMLLLVPNQLREASSALGMPQSLVIRKVAYKAARAGMITGVLLAIARVSGETAPLLFTALNNQFWSTDLNAPMASLPVVIFQYALSPYEDWQRLAWTGALLITAAVLTLSIAARYLGTSRTSK from the coding sequence ATGGCCTTGGATATGGCAAAATACCGCCGTCGGCGCGTGCGAAGCACGATCACCGTCGGCCTGTGCTGGGCGGCATCCGCGCTCGGCCTAACGATCCTGGCCGTCATCCTCGCGACGCTGCTGTTCAAAGGCTTCGCGGGCTTGAACTTCAAGGTCTTTACGGAAATGACGCCACCGCCCGGCAGCGACGGCGGCCTTCTGAACGCCATCGCCGGCAGCTTCGTGATGTCCTTCATCGGCGTCGCGGTCGGCACGCCAATCGGCATCCTCGCCGGCACGTATCTGGCGGAGTATGGCCGTTACAGCAAAGTCTCGTCGGTGATCCGCTTCATCAACGACATTCTGCTCAGCGCCCCTTCGATCGTGACGGGCCTCTTCGTCTACGAGATCCTCGTCCGCACGATGGGCCACTTCTCGGCCATCGCTGGTGCCGCGGCCCTGGCGGTACTTGTCATCCCGACGGTCGTTCGCACGACTGAAAACATGCTGCTGCTGGTTCCGAACCAGCTTCGCGAAGCCTCTTCAGCGCTCGGCATGCCCCAGTCGCTCGTCATCCGTAAGGTGGCTTACAAGGCGGCCCGCGCCGGCATGATCACGGGCGTGCTGCTTGCTATCGCTCGCGTCAGCGGCGAAACCGCTCCGCTTCTGTTCACCGCTCTTAACAACCAGTTCTGGAGCACCGATCTTAATGCTCCGATGGCAAGCTTGCCGGTCGTTATTTTCCAGTATGCCTTGAGCCCTTACGAGGACTGGCAGCGCCTCGCCTGGACCGGCGCACTGTTAATCACCGCAGCGGTGCTCACGCTTAGTATCGCCGCTCGTTACCTGGGTACTTCGAGGACATCCAAATGA
- the pstC gene encoding phosphate ABC transporter permease subunit PstC encodes MTDANTQAMAAAAARRKVLEGLKTTDTMFRVLTKSSAYFVLILLSAIFVSLVLGGSLAFQTFGLSFLTTEVWNPVTEKFGALAPIYGTIVTSAIAMLVAVPIAIGIAVFLTELCPMSLRRPIGIAIELLAGIPSIIYGIWGLFYFAPTLQRYVQPELIAFFKPIPILNGLFAGPPYGIGILTSALILAMMVLPFITAVCRDVFETVPAVLKEAAYGLGWTTREVVKNVVIPYTRVGIIGGVMLGLGRALGETMAVTFVIGNAHRISESILAPGTTISATIANEFTEAVGDIYTSSLIALGLILFFITFVVLALARLMLMRIEKKAGA; translated from the coding sequence ATGACAGACGCCAACACGCAAGCGATGGCTGCGGCGGCAGCCAGACGCAAAGTACTTGAAGGTCTAAAAACGACGGACACGATGTTCCGCGTGCTAACCAAATCTTCCGCTTATTTCGTACTGATCCTCCTGAGCGCGATTTTCGTATCGCTCGTCCTCGGAGGCTCGCTCGCATTCCAGACCTTCGGCCTCAGCTTTCTCACCACCGAAGTCTGGAACCCTGTCACCGAGAAATTCGGCGCACTGGCCCCGATCTACGGCACCATCGTGACGTCGGCGATCGCCATGCTGGTCGCTGTTCCCATAGCCATCGGCATCGCAGTATTTCTGACCGAGCTTTGCCCGATGTCCCTCCGCCGTCCGATCGGCATCGCGATCGAATTGCTCGCGGGCATTCCGAGCATCATCTACGGCATTTGGGGCTTGTTCTATTTCGCTCCTACTCTGCAGCGCTATGTCCAGCCCGAACTGATCGCCTTCTTCAAACCGATCCCGATCCTCAACGGCCTGTTCGCCGGTCCGCCATATGGCATCGGCATTCTGACCTCTGCCCTCATCCTGGCGATGATGGTGCTTCCCTTCATTACTGCGGTCTGCCGCGACGTTTTTGAGACCGTCCCGGCGGTGCTGAAAGAAGCCGCCTACGGCTTGGGATGGACCACCCGCGAAGTCGTGAAAAACGTCGTCATTCCCTATACCCGCGTCGGCATCATCGGCGGCGTCATGCTCGGCCTCGGCCGCGCGCTCGGCGAGACGATGGCGGTCACCTTCGTCATCGGCAACGCGCACCGAATTTCGGAATCGATTCTGGCGCCGGGCACCACAATCTCTGCCACGATCGCCAACGAATTCACCGAAGCGGTCGGCGACATATACACATCGTCGCTCATCGCTCTCGGCCTCATCCTCTTCTTCATAACCTTTGTCGTCCTGGCTCTCGCGCGCCTCATGCTGATGCGTATCGAGAAAAAGGCGGGAGCATAA
- the pstS gene encoding phosphate ABC transporter substrate-binding protein PstS, with translation MALIAAFAATAAATAPVKADNISGAGATFPYPIYAKWADAYKKETGVGLNYQSIGSGGGIKQIEANTVTFGASDKPLKGEELEKNGLVQFPTVMGGIVPVANLDGIKPGEIVLDGPTIAKIYLGEIKTWDDPAIKKLNPDVKLPSDAIAVVFRSDGSGTTFVWTNYLSKVSPEFKENVGSNTSVQFPVGIGAKGNEGVANNVMQTKGAIGYVEYAYAKQNKLTYTKMINKDGKTVAPVITAFQAAASNADWASAPGMGVILTDQPGAESWPITNPTFILMHKKSKDAAAAKEALKFFEWAYANGDKSAEDLDYVPLPDNVVAMIKKSWADIVGDDNKPVLSN, from the coding sequence ATGGCGCTTATTGCGGCGTTTGCGGCGACAGCCGCTGCGACCGCCCCCGTCAAAGCCGACAACATTTCCGGCGCGGGTGCCACGTTCCCGTATCCGATCTACGCAAAGTGGGCTGACGCCTACAAGAAAGAGACCGGCGTCGGCTTGAACTATCAGTCGATTGGCTCCGGCGGCGGCATCAAGCAGATCGAAGCCAACACCGTCACGTTCGGCGCTTCGGACAAGCCGCTCAAGGGTGAAGAACTCGAGAAGAACGGCCTCGTCCAGTTCCCGACCGTCATGGGCGGCATCGTTCCGGTTGCTAACCTCGATGGCATCAAGCCGGGCGAAATCGTTCTCGATGGCCCGACCATCGCCAAGATCTACCTCGGCGAAATCAAGACCTGGGACGACCCGGCCATCAAGAAGCTGAACCCGGACGTGAAGCTTCCGTCGGATGCCATCGCTGTTGTCTTCCGCTCGGACGGATCGGGCACGACGTTCGTTTGGACGAACTACCTCTCGAAGGTCAGCCCTGAGTTCAAGGAAAACGTTGGCTCGAACACGTCGGTCCAGTTTCCGGTCGGCATCGGCGCGAAGGGCAACGAAGGCGTCGCCAACAACGTGATGCAGACGAAGGGCGCTATCGGCTACGTCGAATACGCCTACGCCAAGCAGAACAAGCTGACGTACACGAAGATGATCAACAAGGACGGCAAGACCGTTGCTCCGGTCATCACCGCCTTCCAGGCCGCGGCGTCTAACGCTGACTGGGCTTCGGCTCCGGGCATGGGCGTTATCCTGACGGACCAGCCGGGTGCAGAATCGTGGCCGATCACGAACCCGACCTTCATCCTGATGCACAAGAAGTCGAAGGATGCTGCTGCCGCCAAGGAAGCCCTCAAGTTCTTCGAATGGGCTTACGCCAACGGCGACAAGTCTGCGGAAGACCTTGACTACGTTCCGCTTCCGGACAACGTCGTTGCGATGATCAAGAAGAGCTGGGCTGACATTGTCGGCGACGACAACAAACCGGTTCTTTCGAACTAA